TTACATGTCTGTCTTGCCCTTTATGTTCAAAGTTTTTTTAAGCTTCAGCCTCAGGCTTCattatctctctgtttgtttagaACGAAGTTCAGATGAAGACACCACACCAGACAGCCGACTCCCAAGGATGAATGATTCCAGATCATCACCTGAAGACAGAAACCAGGAACGCTTGGATAAGAGGATATTCAGGTACATTTCTTAGAATTATTACATAGTTTGAAACAAGGTTCTTGTTCATGAGGAAGTCTGGTGTTTTCCATATGTTTAAAAAGAAGCTTTACTCAGGGAGTGTCCTGTTTCTGATGTTccctcattattattattatttttttgcagGCCATTTAATAATGTGATGCAGGACAGCCACAGATCTGGAAGGCCCTTCAGGAGACCGGGACCAGGACCCATGCAGGTGAGTGAAACATTTGTTGTAATTGACTATGCAAAGCTTGTGCGTCAGTATGTGATAAATCACTGAAGAATCACAGCAGTGAATGTGCAGTGATCACTAGCCAAACAAgccaaagttttattttattcaaatattaTAAATAAGGATAATTGCTTACTGTATTAAGctttcactgttgtgttttatagAGACCAAAGTTCACTGGTGTTCCCAGGAAGCCAGGTGGTCCTGAACTGTCTGGAAATGTAAGAAGACCGCTCATGGTATGCAGACTGCCATCAGAGATCATTTGCTTGCTCTGGGAAATGTTAAATGGCTTTTCTTAATGATTAAAATTTGAATTTCTTCTGCTTTCTTTTTATAAGGAGAGCTTAGTGCCGCGTCCCTTCCCAAATCAGAGACCAGTGTTCAGAAAAAGTCACAGTATCATGTCTAAATACCGCAACATGAGAGTGATGCGTCAGCGAGTGCCGTACAACCGAGGACCCAACCAACAACGCTGGTGATAGCCTCCGGTAAGAAATCATAATGTGTGATGTATTATTGCAGAATATGAATCAGCCGCATTACTTTTACTGCTTCTGTCATTTAAGAAATCTTGATTTATCATGACAAAACAATCTTATGATTTTCAAAATCTTCAAGAGATGTTGTATTcacatgactttttttcttGGTCTTGGCTCAGGTCCTACATTCTGCAGACATGACACTGGAAAACGTAGAAGAAATCTCAAGATGTTTTCTGCTCGGTGAACTGCACCGCACAAACCCATCTCTCACTACAGTCCCTGTATATTATGGAAGTGTTGTTGCTTACATTTGTTCTCTGGTACAAGTGTTTCAGTTGCACCATTGAAGTACTGCAGTACTTTGTTTTAGAGTATTTTAACACATGccattatattatattacactGTCCTGCCTTTTTCTGATGCTTTGATTTGGGAATTGCTGCTTGTGATCTTGGAAGTCTTTGTTTTACTTAGTCTTAGCTTATACTTCTATTTGTTTACCAGCAACAATTAATTTCAGGTTTGTTAAATCCAAGAAATGTTTACTTAAACATCTCCCCTTTGTTGTTTGTAGAGACTTTATCACATGAGATGTCCTACCTGATTAATCATGGGTGTTTTGATGAAAAACCATGGCTTATTGACTGACACTTAGCTACTAGTTAAACTTGTATAATCACATGTTCAGTTTATTGTTTGAGACTTGAAGTAAAGTTGGATTTAACAAGCTGTATGTAAGAGTTGTCTTTCTTTTGAATATAGATTTGGACAGTCAGTTCATCAGTAGTGCTGTTTTCAAGAAAGGTGAACTTACAATCCAGTGTCATTCATAAAGTCAATTTTTGAGAAGtagtaaaattttaaatatggCAGCCATTTATATCCAGTTTTTATACGCTTTACTCCCTAATGAGAATACTTTTTCAGACTGCTTGATTAATCTTTATTGATTTACTGATTTTTAACTACTGTTCAATTTCTAGTATTCACTGTTCCCCAGCAATGTGGTATTGATTTAGTTGATTAAGTTGGGGGACTTAACAAAGAGTAATaaaagtgaagcagcagaagcCCAGTTATTCTGACACATTTGACTGTTTTCACAGACTACAGaataatgtgtaaatgtataaaatcaGCGAAGTGACGATTTAAGTGCTGTTTAGGAAGCACTAATAAAGCCAATCAAAGCAGCTCCAGAGCTTTTTCAAGCTAAAAGCATTCATCatcctttgtgttttctttcttctgcctAGTCTAAACACGAGTTCCCGTGTTGCTGCTCTCCAGTTTGCCCCTCTAAACACTGCTCTCACCCTTCAGCCCGTGACGCCCTTCTCTCTGCCCTAGTGATATTTGTGAGCAGAGCGGAGCTGCACTCTTGTCCCGAGCTAAACTTAGCCCTGACAGTACCACTCCTCATCACTACATACTCTGCAGACCACACTGGGTTACAATGGACGGTGTCGAGTTACCACAGATGCTGCTGTATCTCACCGGTGACACTGGCAGAACACAAGGTGAGTCTACGCACCAGATCCTCGACTCTAACTGACAATAATCTGGTAATTGGTTTAGTATGTTTACTAATGGCTGTATAATCTGCCTCTGTGCATTGGTCCCAGCAtgtgtttcacatttgtttCACTGCTGTGGCATGAGAGAAACAGCTGCCTCTACTGTAACACCTAAATTTAGTATCTCAGTTTAATGTACAAATGGAAGTTGCTGAATTAATCCGAACAGTTCAGGTATTAGTTAAAGAATTACCTCTATTTTTCAGTACATTTCAGTTTCTTAAAGGTGTAGCATGAGGTCATTCTGAGCTGACTGGTTTCTGTTGATTTCTGCTCCACTGACTTGCTCCAATCTGTCATTTGTAGATGTAGACTTAAAGGCTCTGcaggtttttctgtctttcactctctACACTTGTATTCCTCTCTGTCACGATGGGCAGCTATAGCTCAGTCCTCATTCCTGGTAAGCCTTGCAACTATTGTTATTACATCTGTTGCATTTGAAATGCTACCATGCTTGACTgctgcatgtaaaaaaaaaaaggattaggAATGTTAGTTGGAGGCTTTGGAATCACAGAAATGGGACAAGATGCAGGTTTATTACTGTGAAAACAGTCTACAGTTTTCTATAGCAATGGGTTTAAAGTAGTTGTGGGTTCTGGGGGggtgtgttttaacatttattctCGGTTTTCTCTCAAAGACACTGAAGAGTTTCACTCAATTGTGTCAGTCGCGGAGAAGCTGAATGAGCAGGTAGCTCATGCTGCAGatgagaggttacagtcagagctTCAGACTCTGGGAagtatacatttttaataatagTTCATCTGGAAGTCAAACCATTCCACTGCTACATTATCCAGTTaaatactactgctactactgtaATACAACTACAACTTGGCTCACAAATGAAAAGACTGTGttgtctgttctgtttgtgtcccATCTGTCCTTGGGATAAATTTAACTTTTCTGAGCtacctcatacacacacacacagccacgtTGAGTAGCTGAAGATATCTACTCTGACTCCTTACATAAAACAGGGTTAAAAGATACTCACCTTGTTTTTAATATGAGCTATTTGTCTCTGATCTAAAGgccattttgaatattttctttggGGACACCAAAAGCTGggacatttgttttcatacttTCAGTATTTTACTCATCAAAAGTCTCAAACTAGACTAAATTTACAGGTAACACTcatgatggaggaggaaagaaaagaaaatcagactGAGGAGCTGGATGTTTTAACACATCAAGAAAACTCTCTGGACACGAGTCAAAATGGGTCTGCCCTGCCTGTAAGCATAAAAGAAAAACCTAAGGCTCTACGcactttttagatttttgttgtttcatcagCCAGTAATGATGAGTTATTCTCTACAGGCAGCAGTACCCAAAAGCGTACCCTCGCAgtccttctcctctctgttacCAAAGGCTCTCTCCGCCGTGCTACATCCGACTCTACCCCCGGGCCTCAAATCCGAACCTGGGCCAAGCAGAAATCCAGCGAAACACACCTCACCGAACCTGGAACAACTgcagacagagctgagagacCTGAGGGACCAGTTTGAACAAATGAAGACTCAGCACAAGTACGGCTTTGTTATCTCTGTTAagactttttgttttacttgCCTCAGCCTCAACCTGGCCATCACTGCCTCTGCTGGAGTGTCCATCAGGAGAGTTTGTTTGCTGCACTAAGTTGGCAATGCTCTGTGTTCCAGCAAAGAAATTAAACTGCTGATGAATGAGCTggatgaggagaagaggatTCGCTTGACTTTACAGGTGCGTAAAAAAACAAAGGACACTAGAATTCCTGTAAAGTATGATTTGCTTTTTTGACAGAGAATATCAGACTTAAATATGTAGAAACTACACtcatggtttgttttgttttagatgGAGATTCAACGTATGAAGAAGCGCATGTCTAAATGAGTGGAGTCATCAAAGACATGAGATCCTGATTTGACAAAAAGTCTCTGTTCTGCCAAGGTCCTGTTGTACGCTTATCTGATAAATGGTATTTTTCTAAGTTTAAAAAAGTCGTCCTTGCTCCTTTTTGATGAAAAATTAtcgtatttttttttttgttggactGCTGAATGGTCAAGGggactgaatgtttttactgACTCAttgctgaatgtgtaaaagATGAAGCACAGTGGGAGCAGACTCAAGGTGAGAGgctgcaaaaaacaaactgtccCTTGATCCAGCGTCGCACCGAGAGGAGTATCTGTATCTGACGGTCCTCTCTGGAAATGAGCAGTGCGAGGCCCTTGTCACACGTGCAGTTGTCTTGAGGTTTCCTATGGGAGTCCAGATTTTGAAGGGCTGTTTGGCgtacagagaggaggatgggaaACGAGAGCTGGCAGTTAGTCTGCAGGGCTGAGTGATCATTTGTTTATAATAATGTGATATAGAGGCACAAACATGAAGCTTCATTCATATTTTAGTTGCATATATTTTTCAACTACTGTAAGTTTGCTTTTTGATTGTATAAAAAGTTGACCAAGCTGTCAGTGAATTTGTTGTTGGCTGATGTGTGAATTCATTAAAGATGCTGGAGCTGGCCATtgatgatttgatttgtttttttattattaataattatggATTAATtcatatacataaataaatatataatgatatagggttttttaaaaatctgtgacTGAGACAACAAAAATCATTCCCATTTCTAATTTTCCCTACAAGTGACATGCAAATAGAGTCtggaaaaacatacatatatatatattctcttACAAATGCATGTACATTATATACATCACATTTCAGTGTTCACAGTAAATATATTTGGGTGTCAGGTGGGTGTCCTGTACAGTCAGGGACTGATGATTCAGCTGAACCACATTCTGAACGACAAAGTTTTCAATGTTTTCaaagtctgattttttttttttttttactcaaaagTTGGATCCTTCACACGGAATGGGCCTGAAGGTGACCTCAGTGTCTGCCTTAAGAATGATGTCGTATCGACAGAGAGATctgtgagagacaaagaggatgTTACTGTAAATCTAGAGCTGAGTGAACTGAGGGATTACAGTTGACTGAAAATGGAATGGAGGAAAGTATAGGTCAAGAAATTACAAAACTTTTAAAATCAATATGTGTTGCTTACCTCTCCTTGTGTTCCAGATGTGTGAGACGGAGTTGGAGAACACGGAGCTTATATTTGGGCTTGAAAATATTCCCAGTGGAGAATTTGACAGAAACCTTTTCCACTGACTGAACGTCTTTGTCAAACTGAGCAAACAAGTGGGTCTCTGTGTATCTCATGAACTTCGCTGATTTACtgatttgagaaaaaaaaaaatagcacatTACTGAGAGAAAGTAACAGTAACAGAGGGGCAAAGAGAAGTCAGTGGAGCATTGGTACTTATTTTAAATGGAGAGAAGACTTACTGGTTAATGGTCGCCAGTGCTTCTGTACCATTATAATGAAGTTTAATAGTAATGTATCCCCAGCGACTTTCCTTGTTCCATATCATCACATCCACTCTGTAGCCTGTCACTAAGAGAAAACATtacattctttatttttaaaaatatgtccACATTTGAGCTTTTGAatgtgtgtctttattttatGGTCTTCATTCACATGTGACCACAGGaggttgttttcagtgtttggtgTCCTCAAATTAAAAGTTTGCTTGTGTTggattttatttgttctttctctATAGAGCCCTTGACTTTCACACTTTTTAGATTATCATCATACAATTTTGGTTTTCCTCCAACATAACTTACACATTGTACATCTAACAGTGTGAAATCATGTGGAGAAGACATGATACCACCACTGGTTGGCACTGTGCACAGGGTTATTGGACTGAGTGAAGTGACTCCTCAAGAGATGCAGTTGCTTTACTGAGATTAAGAGGCTCTACTGTTTCTGTTAGTATGATCAtggattattattgttacttACTGCAGAATGGAGACTTTGGGTTTGTTGTAAAGAAGGTTTTAGTTTGGCCCAGCTTCAGTAGGATGTTACGCCACTTTGTGACGTCATAACCTGCAAATGAGTAAAACAGCTGGGTCAGGACTACAACAACAtaactttaaaatattcatcTTATCATATTTCATCAATATCTAAAATGCCTTAAGACTAATTTAACCAGTAGGTCTTCAGTAGGTTCatattatttttgattaaaactATTAAACTTCATATAGATAATCAAGAGTACCAACCAAAGACAGGACATCCAGCAGCACCAAACTCATCACAGTCCAGGCAGTTACCATCCAGGAAGTCCTTGTAGGACGAGCAGGGGAATGCCCTGCTGACACACGTCCGGTTCAGAGAGTCAAGATAGAGGAAGACTGATCTCTGGTGGTCACATTTGAAATAAGATCCTCCTGTACAGGGGTAAGATAGAAAGTGAAATGttattatattgtttatatCCTTTATGACACAGGTCCCACCATTTTGAAGATCTTACCAGAAAAGATTGTCTTTGGGCAGCCGGGTTGGTCTGTTCCTCCATTTGCATAGAAATCAATGTGACCCAGAGGTTCTCTGAAGCCCAGGGCTGAGAACACACGGTTGGCACATGAAAACCATCAGTATGCTTTTATattttaagaggaaaaacataaatatgttCCAATTATGTTCcaattataattatataatacaGAATTTACAGAATTTCAGCTTTACTAACCATCTATATCTGTGTGCAGGACATCCACGAACTGGGCATTTGTGGAGTCCAGTCTGTCCTCTTTAGAAGTGCCTTTGAACTGAGGCCCAGCAGGATCCAGAGCTGCACACATCACATCAGTAGACCTCAGAGGAGCTTAAAGTTTATCCTCAAACCAAACTGAACTGCTCGACCTTCTATCCCTTTTCTAAATTATTTCTACTGCTCTTCACACAAATCTGACAAACCAGTGTAGCTCTTCTCCAAACAGAGATTATCATGTCtagtttctgttttatatgaatGAACAGTTTGAGGGTACAGAGGAACTCCAGACGTCTAGGCCTGTTTTTATTGCTGGTATCTTTGTGGCTCTGCACTTGACTCATACCGCAGGAACTGTGGAGAGATTGTAAAGTGAAGGCAGAAAATTCTCACCACAGTCACAGGGATATCAGATAGAATCGATGAAACTGTGctcatttttttcatgctgaCTCCTGCCAAACAGCCAAAACCTGAACTACATGGTATGTTGTTACAACTCTACAACTCTACCGTGGCCAAATCCTTTCCGACAGTCTGCAAAGCCAGCAAAGATTTCACCACTCACTAGTTACTGTTACAGACTGAGTAGTTCTGAATCAGAGTGATCTGAATTTATGTGCCAATATGCACCACTCTTACCTGTAATTCTTCCAATTAACCCTTTCAGGTTGGCGCCCACAAAACCTGATATATGAGCTCCGAGGCTGACTCCAATCATGTGGATGGAGCTCAGAGAGGCACCTTGGTCCTGCAAAGAATTAGTGATTAGTCTTATTACACACAACAGTCTGTGACATTCCAGTGACACTGATGGTCACAGAGAGTGTCAGATATACGTCATACCTGCATCATTTCAATGAAAGCAGTCAGGTTGGCTgctgctttctttgtgttctcCACTGCCTTGAGATAGTTCAAATTGGTAGCTCCGTAGTTCCAGTCCACCACTATGATGTTCATGTCGTCCCtggccagcagcagctctgtcatATCGTTAACCCACGCCGGCGGAGATCCCGTGGGCCTATACCCGTGAACGATGAAGGTGGTGGTTTTGGACAAACTGAACTGGGGATAGTCTGACAGGTCAGTGTGGGACAGGAGCGTGCCGCAGGTACTATTCTCCCTGGTGTACAGCAACAACCTAATTCTGATGTTGGTGCCAATGAATGCATGACCGAGATTTAGATCTGTGAACTCGTCACATTGTTGACCTGGTGAGTGGTggtgagaaaaaagaaggagcagaaagagagaggtgtttaaataagaataaattaGACACAGCTGTTTTGATATCTTATAAGCATTGCTCAAGGTTGCATAACCTTTATATCACCCTAAGTTTCTGCCCTCATTAATGAATGACATAATGTCCATATGACTCAGTGAGTGTAGGAGTTTTCAGTGTAATTCTAGGGTGAAACCGTTTCTAAACACAGCTTCGCCCACTGGAAAGACACATGTCATGAACACGTTCAACTGGGAAAGCGCACAATTAGGCAACTCTGACATCTCTGAGTGTGTCTGAGTTATAGTAGCACTGTCATGGTTTGCTGACCAGTGGGCAAGCAAAATGCAGTCACATACGGCTATAGATCCTTGGAAAAGCAGAGGATGTGGTAAACCAAAGTGTACCCACGCCACATTTTACAAACAATTCCAGTATGTCTGGAGgtgcagcacagacactgaCGTGTGGAAATAATGACTAAATACAGTCTTTAAAAACCTACAGTGCCACCTACCACACTACATGATATCTGAGCTAAACAACCAATTATAATTAAGACattcaaaaacagacagatattcatctgtttctgtcGGCAGTGATGTCTGGATTAATAGTTTTCTTGCTATCAACCTGACTctgtgtaaacatttttttctctagaCAAATAAACCAGGTTTATGTTTAAGAAAAGCCATCAGCTGTTCTCTTTAACTGCTGCGCAACAAATCACCATAGCATGGCTGCAGATAGGTCAGCTGAGAGCCAAATACCGTGTTTCTGGTTTTTGCAAACCACAGTGAAGGTCATTTGTCAGAGCATCTTGGTTTTGCTATGAAGTTTCAGTTCCTCAAATATTGCTCGACTGCTTCCCAGGAGAACAGTTGCTATACATTTAATTACAgaagtgattgtgtgtgtatgtgtgcatttgtacattcatttacatttcagtgttttatgtcaTACCTTTGCATATTTGAACAGCTATCAGCAGGAGCGGTGTCAGATATTGCCACAGGAACATGCTTTACACCAGCAATGGGCAAAAAATCTACAGATAAGAGTTATCTGAGTCAATTACATGAAAATACACCGGTCAGACATTATTTGGCCCATAATTAACAGTAATTAACAGTAAATCACACGGatgcaaacacaacagcagacacagcaacatttcaagGAAAACACTGTCCTAACCCTTCATATGTTTCCCTGACACTTTGTATTTTCTCAGCTTTAGTttgaaagcagagaaaacaggttAGTTACTTATCTACTTACTCTAAACTGTGGTCATGAATaagctgtaaaaaaacaacttccatTCCACTGAAAATTaagtttcttttat
The DNA window shown above is from Lates calcarifer isolate ASB-BC8 linkage group LG20, TLL_Latcal_v3, whole genome shotgun sequence and carries:
- the si:dkey-71d15.2 gene encoding SH3 domain-containing kinase-binding protein 1 isoform X1, yielding MDGVELPQMLLYLTGDTGRTQDTEEFHSIVSVAEKLNEQVAHAADERLQSELQTLVTLMMEEERKENQTEELDVLTHQENSLDTSQNGSALPAAVPKSVPSQSFSSLLPKALSAVLHPTLPPGLKSEPGPSRNPAKHTSPNLEQLQTELRDLRDQFEQMKTQHNKEIKLLMNELDEEKRIRLTLQMEIQRMKKRMSK
- the si:dkey-71d15.2 gene encoding SH3 domain-containing kinase-binding protein 1 isoform X2; this translates as MGSYSSVLIPDTEEFHSIVSVAEKLNEQVAHAADERLQSELQTLVTLMMEEERKENQTEELDVLTHQENSLDTSQNGSALPAAVPKSVPSQSFSSLLPKALSAVLHPTLPPGLKSEPGPSRNPAKHTSPNLEQLQTELRDLRDQFEQMKTQHNKEIKLLMNELDEEKRIRLTLQMEIQRMKKRMSK
- the lipia gene encoding lipase member H; amino-acid sequence: MFLWQYLTPLLLIAVQICKGQQCDEFTDLNLGHAFIGTNIRIRLLLYTRENSTCGTLLSHTDLSDYPQFSLSKTTTFIVHGYRPTGSPPAWVNDMTELLLARDDMNIIVVDWNYGATNLNYLKAVENTKKAAANLTAFIEMMQDQGASLSSIHMIGVSLGAHISGFVGANLKGLIGRITALDPAGPQFKGTSKEDRLDSTNAQFVDVLHTDIDALGFREPLGHIDFYANGGTDQPGCPKTIFSGGSYFKCDHQRSVFLYLDSLNRTCVSRAFPCSSYKDFLDGNCLDCDEFGAAGCPVFGYDVTKWRNILLKLGQTKTFFTTNPKSPFCMTGYRVDVMIWNKESRWGYITIKLHYNGTEALATINHKSAKFMRYTETHLFAQFDKDVQSVEKVSVKFSTGNIFKPKYKLRVLQLRLTHLEHKERSLCRYDIILKADTEVTFRPIPCEGSNF